The segment cccccgaggcaagtagggtgaagtgccttgcccaaggacacgacgtcagttggcatgacctgggaatcgaactggcaaccttcggattactagcccgactccctcaccgctcagccaactgactcccccgACTGACCTCCCGATCTTCCTGCCTCGGCCTAGTTCtaacttctctctctgtctctcatgttTTCAGATGTTAATGACTTAAACaatgttatgttgcagaataCATCGAAGATCTTATTCCCCTGGAATTGCAGTTATTTCTGAGGAATAGCTGAAAGAACACCATGACTTGCATCTCAGCAATCTGGAGTGgacttgatctctctctctttatctgcagAAATGAACACAGAAAGCTAATGGAGGTGAACACACAGTAAGAGCAGAGcggtggagggaaggaaaggagaagatAGCAGAGCAGATGGAGCCACATCACAATAATGGGGCAAACCAAGGCTGGCCAAGAGTTAGAAGGCACACCATAAAAACTTAAACCAGGAATACAGTCATAAAAATGAACCTACACTGAACAGCTGTCCCAATGTTTGCAGACAGTTGGAAAAAAACATAATCAGTAAACGGAGCCAGCTCTTCATAATGGAGGGACATTTTAATAAAGACAGTTTGAAAAAGGAAGTTACATATTTCATAAGAGGAAGCAGACACGCGTTCTTTACTCTTTTTGGTCAGAGATCCTATCTATGCAGATGCATATCAAAGCTGTTGGGGAGGCAGGGATATATCTGAGCATCAATGATAACGGTGTTTATTTGGTTTGGAGCAACGTGTTTGCTTGTAGAACAGAACGGACCGACAGCTACAGTGTGATCTGCATCTTTCTGAAGAGACGTCCCTGCATATCTTCCCTTGTGATAATGTAGGtagtctgtctgtatctctgtctgtctaacagTTAGATATCTGCTCTCTCCCTTGGCCTCAATACATACACGCatcctgtctgctctctctctctctctctctctctctctctctctctctctctctctctctctctctctctctctctctctctctctctctctctctctctctctctctctctctctctcgcttgctcgCTCGATCTCCTTCATGTTGTGGTGCTGGAGCAACACTGACATAGTTTATGGTACAAAAACCCTGAGGCAGTCCCGGGCAGAGTCGGAGTGACATCAGAACCACTTCCTTTACCCGCGCTCAAGACATCGGTGGACTGAGAAGGCGGCGCTGCACCAGAAAACTGCACCACCCAACACTGacacccgcacgcacacaaacaggcatGCTGCGCGCCAGGCCGAAAGAAACAGGCCaactgcacatgcacacagaggtTGGTTTGCCTTTTCACCAGTTGTCTGATTggcatagatgtgtgtgtggatgagttcATGCAAAAGTGAATTCAACTgaacgtgtgtgtatattaatCACAGGTAAATAATGCTGGGGATCTTATTGGTAACACAAAGGACTTTCCACTCCAACTCTTAACCAGACCAAAAGACCAAAGGGGATTTTAAGGTAATACATCCAGATAAAAACTAACTTTGTTAACTGTGATTCTAGACACGTAAGATGTTAGAAGTTGTCATACTTTCGACAGGGTTTGTAACATAGTATCTTCACAGGAAGGCTAGAAAAACAACATCAATTATCCCTCTTTTCAATAAGAAACATTTGAGTTACAACTGTAAGTGTATAACCCAGTGTCAGGAAATAATCTATTTTTCTTAACCTTCGGTGTTGCTGGATATTTGGTGCAGGCTGGCCTAGCACACAacagaggtggaaagagagttttcttgtttctcagtTTCTAttccatcctccatctctctgttcctcatgCTTGTTCTCTGTCGgtcactccctccttctctcggtCCATTACAGGAAGGGAGTTGGCTAGCGGAGGTTGGAAAACGTTTGACAATTGTTCAGATGAGGagataactctctctctccctatgtcttgcattcttaccctctctccctctttctctccctctttctctccccctctccctctctccctttctccctctctccctctctctctctctctctctctctctctaagacaTTTCCTGCCTAAGCATGGGGGTCCTAGAGTGGACTGTCCTAGATTGAAGACTGTGTAGGAATGGCAGAACATACAATATGGCAACAATGTGGTTTAGCACTGAAACAGGCGGGCAGATATACTGGGTTTTCTGGCCAGCTGTACTTTCACACTGCAACCATGAGTCATTGTTCTTCTGCAGCTGTAATACGTCAGTTTGATCCCATGTTCAGATTCCACTCATATCTGTCCACCTGGCTCTCTGTTCCAGATGCACctgcccagtgtgtgtgagggtgtgtaagATGACACGTGATGCTGTAAAATTGGGGTTTGTTTAACTCAAgcccttagtgtgtgtgtgggtgtgtatttgtgtgtgagagagagagagaaagagagagagagagacagagagagagagagagagagagagagagagagagagagagagagagagagagagagagagagagagagagagtaagaaaaaGAAGACAGAGCAAGTATGTACCAGAACGCGTCAGCTTTGAAAGTGGAGCTACTGGCTAACTCCTCCTCACAGTGTACGTATGATCTGAGTGGATGGGAGCAACACATGGACCAGCTGTACACATACTTTTATCTGGTTCTCTTTGTGCCTGGCCTGCTGCTGAATGCCACGGCCCTCTGGGTACTCTGCACATACATCAGGTACATGCACATgttcccttccacacacaccctcacacacacacactgactcctaAAACCtatatgcacactcacacactgtctttcacacacacacatgcagaaacaccCTTACTCACTgacaacttcacacacacagtcacacacacacacacacacacacacacacaccttaaactTCTGCCTTCTCTTTCCAATCCCACAGAAAGAAGACCAAGGCAGTGATCTTCATGATGAACCTGGCTTTGGCAGACCTGGCCcatgtcctctctctgcctctcaggaTCTACTACTACTTCACCCACTCCTGGCCCTTCGGACAGCCCCTCTGCCTGTTCTGCTTCTATCTCAAATACCTCAACATGTACGCGTCCATCTTCTTCCTGGTGAGCAGAGCCAAACACAGTTCTTGGGCAACAGTAATatcagagagaaaacaggaagaAGGGTAGGGTGACGCAAATGGGTCCAAGAGGGCCTCTTGGGCAGAGGGTTCTGATTCAGCATTTTTCTGAGGGAGATTATTACTCTACTTGAATGATGAATGCTCAGGGTTTGGGCAATCATTAAGAGTCAGACAATAAGCCAGTGATccatgcagacaggcaggcagattgacacacacacacacacacacacagaaccttaACTTTACCaagcgctctcctcctcctctcccccaggtgtgtaTCAGcgtgcagaggtgtgtgttcctgctgaAGCCCTTCTGTGCCCGCAGGTGGAGGCGGCGCTACGACATGCTCATCAGTGCCAGCGTGTGGCTGGTGGCGGGACTGGGCTGTTCCCCTTTCATCCTCATGAGGAgctccaccagcaccagcctcGCCCCGAACGCCAGCCCCTACTCCCCTTCTACGCCTGGCCCTGCGGTCAACTATCAGGCCTATGTCTCCCCCCTGTATACAAGCTTCCATCCCAGCACCAGCCTcagcctgacctccctctccaccccccgcgACACAGCCAGTCCTGGCTGTTTCAAGGACCTACCTACTCGCcggctgcccctccccctggcgGCGGCCATGATGTCCGTGGCGGAGCTGTTTGGCTTCCTGCTGCCGCTCCTAGCCGTCAGCTACAGCTCCTACCGCATCGCCCGCTCGCTCGGACAGAAGCAGGACAAGGAGGAACGTGGACAGACCAAACCGGCGGCCCACACCCCCGCCACCAgaccctccagctcctccttctcttcctcctcccgccAGACGGATGGAGAGAAGCGCCGCGGCCTCCGCATGGTCCTGAGCTGCGCCGCCCTCTTCCTGGTCTGCTTCGTACCCTACCACCTCAACTTCCTGCTCTACCTCATGGTGTCGCAGGGTTTGGTGTCCCACTGCCCCACGCAGAAGGCAGTGCGTCAGTTCCACCCGGTGTCCCTGTGTCTGGCCAGCGTCAGCTGCTGTCTCAACCCCCTCCTCTACTACT is part of the Osmerus eperlanus chromosome 13, fOsmEpe2.1, whole genome shotgun sequence genome and harbors:
- the p2ry10 gene encoding putative P2Y purinoceptor 10; protein product: MYQNASALKVELLANSSSQCTYDLSGWEQHMDQLYTYFYLVLFVPGLLLNATALWVLCTYIRKKTKAVIFMMNLALADLAHVLSLPLRIYYYFTHSWPFGQPLCLFCFYLKYLNMYASIFFLVCISVQRCVFLLKPFCARRWRRRYDMLISASVWLVAGLGCSPFILMRSSTSTSLAPNASPYSPSTPGPAVNYQAYVSPLYTSFHPSTSLSLTSLSTPRDTASPGCFKDLPTRRLPLPLAAAMMSVAELFGFLLPLLAVSYSSYRIARSLGQKQDKEERGQTKPAAHTPATRPSSSSFSSSSRQTDGEKRRGLRMVLSCAALFLVCFVPYHLNFLLYLMVSQGLVSHCPTQKAVRQFHPVSLCLASVSCCLNPLLYYFLTAEFRMHLRRRTSSYSSFLLSSPPCSSPQSRPTRERLTSMESVSSYRE